AAAACAAGCTTCATTTCCGGACCAGAGTCTCCGCATGAAGTAATGAAGTTTAACTTGACAGTTATCAAAGATTATGACCTCTTCCTTGAAGGGAGACGGAAGAATGGTGAGAACGATCTCCTATCTCTCAACATAATGACACATTGTTAATTAGTGTTTAAGCATGGCTTAATCCAACTAAAGCACAGTTctgctaaaaaaaaaaactaaagcaCAGTTAATTAAGATAATATAGAAGAGTGTAGTTAACTGATTGAGAAGTTATAATCAAATGAAAGACGGTTCTTTTCGGTCATAATAATCACTGTGCATTTATAAACATGCAGAGTTACGTACATATACGTCTCCTTGTACAGAGGCTAAATACAAAATGTACAAGGCATTTCGGCCAAGAAAAAGTTACAATTTTCTCCCTTTTTCTTGCCATTTTTACACTTACTACTTAACCTTGACCGGAAAATTACATCACCTAATTAACTTCCCAAATTAACTTCACCCCTGAAAACACTCTTGAAAGGGTGCCTGGGATTATGtttatatcttcttctctacCCTCTACAATAAAGCTTGGCCCCGTACTGCTTGTCTTTTCCACTCAACCAAGCGCTGGAGAAAGTCCATAACCTTCAGAAAAagaatttcacaaataatgTTTATTACAGCGAAaacaacaagaaatgaaagatgaagacaAGTTACAAGTACAACAAGAGCATctaacacattttttttggaTCCTCACCTCAGCTGGTTCCTGTAAAGAATAATTTGCGTTGGTCTCctttggaattttggagaCGAGAATGCCAAAACCTTGTCCTCTTTCTCTTAATACCTAATCATAGATTAAACCCCATAATTAACCTCTAATCACACCCACAACTCTGGCTAAGTGAAAACGATCTGTTGGATTGATTATGCTTAGCATACCTTAAACGCATCTTCATCGGTTCGGTCATCTCCAATGTACACAGGGAAAACATCGTTGCAGTTGGCGTATcctataaaataaaaagatacgcTGCAACAGTTAGTGACTAATGAAAGTAAACCATCATAATGATACGGATTAACGAAGTTATTATATCAACAAGGTCTCTCAGATGATTTGTACAGTGAGTTTAGCGTAACATAATATCAAAGAATAAGTAAAGAAACAGTCCAATGCACAGTTACTCACCAAGTGATTCCAGCAAAAATTCAAGAGCCTTGCCTTTGTCCCATTTGATGGTAGGACGGATTTCCAAAACCTGCATTAGACAAGAAGCATTGAAAGTGAGACCTCTATATCCCACTCAGACCACACACTAAGTTTTGACCAAAGTGAACAAATTGTTTAAGAAATGAAGCTTCAAGATTGATCATGTGTAGCTTAGCATACAGATGCCATATCCAACACGTACCTTTCTTCCTTGGGAGAGTCTAAGCTGTGGATACTCCTTCAACACTGATCTGACTTGCAAGGCCAGTTCACTCCATTTCTGTCAAGGGTTTTGTTCAGTCAGATTATCGCAAATCTGAACTGAAATGCGTTAAAAAACGAAATATCCAAAGGTGATATGCGTACCTTTTCATCAACACAACGGAAATGCACAGAGAGGCAGAACTTGTTGTTCTCAACTTTAGCTCCAGGAGTCGATTTGGTCTTCTCAAGTAGTAGCTTATAAACTTCATCAATCATTGGAAGGAACTCACTAGCTGGCTGGCATAGAACGCCTTGGCCACCCTGAACCGAAAGTAACCATttaggaaaaaggaaagagagaaagaggcaAATTTGTTTTTGAAGTATCACTCGGAAAGAAAACTCACTTTCTTGTATTTGGAACCTTTTGCCGGACCTTTAATGTCCATACCATGGCTACCAGCATAGTACAGCTCTGCCAAACGTACAAATTTATAGACCTACACCCCAATTTATAGAGCAAAAACGCCATTAATTCAAGCACGAAAATACCCAAGAGTATGTCAAAGAcgctgcaaaaaaaaaacttgaaaataAATGTACCTTATCCCTGCATCTCCCGCTAACTATTGCAGTGGGAAAACACCTGGCCAGTCTCTTCACCGTCTTCCTCATCtgtattttgacatggtagaAGTTTAGGCGCAGAGATTTGGGAAGAGGGAGGAAGTTTTAGAGAACAAGGCTAAGAACAGAGTGCTTACAGAGTCAGACATATAAGCTCGATCCGGATCCTCGACTATGGGCGATAGAGTGCCATCATAGTCAAGGAACATGACTATTTGTTTCCCTTGAGAAGCTTCAATTATTTGTTCGAACATATCTAAAGCAGATGGATGCTTAAGCTGTAGTACATCAACATCAAAAACCCAGAAATGAGATCACCATTGTCAAAATACTCTGTTCTTAAATTATATCATAAAAAAGTTACGAGTCTGGTATACTCACCATCCAAGAACTCTGGTCCTTCATCAAGCAAGTCGAGGACTGAATATGAGTGGGAGATGAAGCCTTCATTGAGTCCACCCAAGAGGTGATTCTTTCACCTCCGTTAATAATGTCAATGTTCTTTAAGTTCATCAACCTCTTCCTCGAAATGGAGATATACCCACCCGGCACCATGGGAGGCTTCTCCACCGCCGCAGTGAAAACAGAAGAGTTCGAGACGGCAACTGATACCGCCATGTTCAGGATTTCAGCGTCAGCGTCAGACACTACCACATTTTGCTTGGTCATCCCTAACCCAACTGCACAAaaaaaacccaacccaaaatCCATTCGTCAATTCAGAGCAACAATTGGTGTATACTGTATAGTCTCGTCTTTCCTCACAAGATCAAAAATTGAAGCAAACCCATTTAGAGAATCTAAGGTATTGAAGCAATACCTTAAAAGATTTCAGAAGATTAAGACCCCCTGGATTGAGGTTAAATCAGAAAACAGAGCAGAGCAAGAGGCAGAGGACTCTGTAtcaatgagattggtatatatCTAGAAACAGAGCTAAGCTTCAAGACCCAAAGATAGGCCAATGAAGAATCGAGAAAGaccaaacaaaacacaaagCCACAGAGctctagagagagaaagagaaagagtttCGCTTCGTGTCTTTGTG
This genomic interval from Argentina anserina chromosome 1, drPotAnse1.1, whole genome shotgun sequence contains the following:
- the LOC126784445 gene encoding probable trehalose-phosphate phosphatase J, whose product is MTKQNVVVSDADAEILNMAVSVAVSNSSVFTAAVEKPPMVPGGYISISRKRLMNLKNIDIINGGERITSWVDSMKASSPTHIQSSTCLMKDQSSWMLKHPSALDMFEQIIEASQGKQIVMFLDYDGTLSPIVEDPDRAYMSDSMRKTVKRLARCFPTAIVSGRCRDKVYKFVRLAELYYAGSHGMDIKGPAKGSKYKKGGQGVLCQPASEFLPMIDEVYKLLLEKTKSTPGAKVENNKFCLSVHFRCVDEKKWSELALQVRSVLKEYPQLRLSQGRKVLEIRPTIKWDKGKALEFLLESLGYANCNDVFPVYIGDDRTDEDAFKVLRERGQGFGILVSKIPKETNANYSLQEPAEVMDFLQRLVEWKRQAVRGQALL